The following proteins are encoded in a genomic region of Paenibacillus sp. FSL H3-0469:
- a CDS encoding DUF2812 domain-containing protein: MSQVVRKFFMDFEKEEAWLNEMSAKGWALVEHSWARYVFEESAKGEYIYRIELLEKDPKEAAGYLQFMEETGAERVPSGPPTKANRAFMNQRWVFFRRKASEGPFQIYTDADSKIKHYQRIYKVYLSLAFLELIIGSFNIMLIMLNTSSNIYKINLIVGVSVIILGLFFVWLSLPVRRKIARLQQEKLIRE; the protein is encoded by the coding sequence ATGAGTCAGGTGGTACGCAAATTTTTCATGGATTTCGAGAAGGAAGAAGCGTGGCTGAATGAGATGTCGGCCAAGGGATGGGCACTGGTGGAGCATTCTTGGGCCCGTTATGTGTTCGAGGAGAGCGCCAAGGGGGAGTATATTTACCGGATTGAGCTGCTGGAGAAGGACCCTAAGGAGGCGGCCGGCTACTTGCAATTCATGGAAGAGACCGGAGCCGAGCGTGTGCCGTCCGGGCCTCCTACCAAGGCCAATCGTGCATTTATGAACCAGCGCTGGGTGTTCTTCAGAAGGAAGGCCTCGGAAGGCCCCTTCCAGATCTATACTGATGCGGATTCCAAAATCAAACACTATCAGCGAATCTATAAAGTCTATCTGTCCCTTGCGTTCCTTGAGCTGATCATCGGCTCCTTCAATATCATGCTGATTATGCTGAATACTTCCTCTAACATCTACAAAATCAACCTCATCGTGGGAGTGTCCGTTATCATTCTGGGCCTGTTCTTCGTGTGGCTCAGTTTGCCGGTCCGCCGCAAGATTGCGCGGCTGCAGCAGGAGAAGCTGATTCGGGAGTGA
- a CDS encoding PadR family transcriptional regulator: MALSGNNEYGALTEGVYYILLSLLTPMHGYGIMQNVKLLSNQRVELGAGTLYGALSTLVERGWIKLLAGGEDSRKKEYQITELGKSIVQSEMTRLDELLTNGRKLLGGEV; this comes from the coding sequence ATGGCATTGTCCGGCAACAATGAATACGGGGCGCTGACCGAAGGCGTCTATTATATCCTCTTGTCCCTGCTCACCCCGATGCACGGCTACGGCATTATGCAGAATGTGAAGCTGCTGAGCAATCAGCGCGTAGAGCTGGGGGCAGGCACGTTATACGGAGCGTTAAGCACGCTGGTGGAACGGGGCTGGATCAAGCTGCTGGCCGGTGGAGAAGATTCACGCAAGAAGGAATATCAGATTACGGAGCTTGGCAAATCGATAGTCCAGAGTGAAATGACAAGGCTTGACGAGTTGCTCACAAATGGAAGAAAGCTACTGGGAGGCGAAGTGTAA
- the yhbH gene encoding sporulation protein YhbH, giving the protein MSQPSGPYTFVVSKEDWSLHRKGHQDQERHQQKVREAIKGNLPDLVTEENIILSGGKQIVKVPIRSLDEYRIIYNFRKQKHVGQGDGESQVGDVLGRDSQSAQPGKGDKAGDQPGTDTVEAEVDLEDLEDILFQDMELPHLKPKDKEEIEVKSIVFNDIRKKGMMSNIDKKRTLLENLRRNASSGNPGIHSISPDDLRYKTWDDITVPHSNAVIIAMMDTSGSMGTFEKYCARSFFFWMTRFLRRQYEKVDIVFLAHHTEAKEVSEHDFFTRGESGGTICSSAYQKALEIIDSRYPPAKYNIYPFHFSDGDNLTSDNERCVKLIGELLKRSNMFGYGEVNQYNRSSTLMSAYRHLKQEQFMHYVIKDKKEVYQALKVFFGKKVTEA; this is encoded by the coding sequence TTGTCCCAGCCGTCCGGTCCATACACTTTTGTCGTCTCCAAAGAAGACTGGTCCCTTCACCGCAAAGGCCATCAGGATCAGGAGCGTCACCAGCAAAAGGTCAGAGAAGCCATCAAGGGCAATCTGCCCGATCTGGTTACTGAAGAGAACATTATTTTGTCGGGCGGCAAGCAGATTGTGAAGGTGCCGATCCGCAGTCTGGATGAATACCGGATTATTTATAATTTCCGCAAGCAGAAGCATGTCGGCCAGGGGGACGGGGAGAGCCAGGTAGGCGATGTCCTCGGTCGCGATTCCCAGTCGGCCCAGCCGGGCAAAGGGGATAAAGCGGGCGATCAGCCCGGAACAGATACCGTTGAAGCCGAGGTCGATCTGGAGGATCTGGAGGATATTCTGTTCCAGGACATGGAACTGCCCCATCTGAAGCCGAAGGATAAGGAAGAGATTGAGGTCAAATCGATTGTCTTCAATGATATCCGCAAAAAAGGCATGATGTCGAACATCGACAAGAAACGAACATTACTGGAGAATCTGCGGCGCAATGCCAGCAGCGGCAACCCTGGAATACACAGCATCAGCCCCGATGATCTGCGTTACAAAACCTGGGATGACATCACGGTTCCTCACTCGAATGCCGTGATTATTGCCATGATGGACACCTCGGGCAGTATGGGCACTTTTGAAAAATACTGCGCCCGCAGTTTCTTCTTCTGGATGACCCGCTTCCTGCGCCGCCAGTATGAGAAGGTGGATATTGTGTTTCTGGCCCATCATACGGAAGCCAAAGAGGTCAGCGAGCATGACTTCTTCACCCGGGGCGAGAGCGGGGGGACGATCTGCTCCTCGGCGTACCAGAAAGCCCTGGAGATTATCGACAGCCGCTATCCGCCTGCCAAGTACAACATCTATCCCTTCCATTTCTCGGATGGCGATAATCTGACCTCCGACAATGAGCGCTGTGTCAAGCTGATCGGCGAGCTGCTGAAGCGCAGCAATATGTTCGGCTACGGTGAGGTGAACCAGTACAACCGCAGCAGCACCCTGATGTCCGCCTACCGCCACCTGAAGCAGGAGCAGTTCATGCATTATGTGATTAAGGATAAGAAGGAAGTGTATCAGGCGCTGAAAGTTTTTTTCGGCAAAAAGGTTACTGAAGCTTAA
- a CDS encoding DUF11 domain-containing protein, protein MTDGSRLQPVVSNQSMVLYSSAEGTDSVTYSNTVNTLVVGPVLSLQKQADRPSASLGETLVYTVTARNSGNTGAVVTLTDVLPPGVSFIANSVLRDGVPLPGVTPSSGIPLGLLAPHSGVSIAFQVIVISLPPSLELVNRAVGTYSFNTPEGRAVNGEIRSNPVSVSLLSYQLSSLLSASTPTTFIGDVVTYTLQLRNEGTRPLTGVIVTLPVPEGTTLLPGSVIAGGIYQPEADPASGIGLGSLPAEAVSEISYRVRVSSNPPGSVILANAQISYDANDTRTSTTSNTVQITVIQPGLSVRLKVDLYSAAPGDNLRYEFTVNNSGNLAVNARLTDAVPPSVLFVWDSVRIDGVPQRGVRPGDGIPLGTLRAGAVMVIDFLVSIPGATDIRQTPAIQNQGVVQYTFSLPDGRNVGQVSRSNAVTTLLFTPIISIQIEGEPPVVEPGGIAEFNIYVSNSGNYPAEVSVIRIVPQGAVIDPDIVTISAITVPGTPYSGTVALGTLEAGQTSTLTYFVKINADYMGKDLQGSTAALYLFTIDGRRYSGEARSNTYKLLLEEISE, encoded by the coding sequence ATGACAGACGGCTCACGGCTCCAGCCTGTCGTAAGTAATCAGTCCATGGTTCTGTACAGCTCAGCAGAGGGCACCGACTCGGTTACCTATTCCAATACCGTCAATACGCTTGTCGTGGGCCCTGTGTTATCGCTGCAAAAGCAAGCAGACCGCCCGAGCGCCTCCCTGGGGGAGACGCTCGTCTACACTGTGACCGCCAGGAACAGCGGCAATACCGGGGCAGTTGTCACCCTCACGGATGTGCTTCCTCCGGGCGTCTCGTTCATTGCCAATAGTGTGCTTAGAGACGGAGTCCCCCTTCCGGGGGTTACTCCATCTTCCGGCATTCCCCTTGGCCTGCTCGCTCCTCATTCGGGAGTAAGTATCGCCTTCCAGGTCATTGTCATCTCGCTTCCGCCTTCACTCGAGCTGGTTAACAGGGCGGTGGGCACGTATTCCTTCAATACACCTGAAGGCAGAGCGGTAAACGGGGAGATCCGTTCCAATCCGGTTAGTGTCTCCCTGCTGTCTTACCAGTTGTCTTCCCTGCTCTCAGCCAGCACCCCCACAACCTTCATTGGGGATGTCGTCACTTATACCCTTCAGCTCAGGAATGAAGGCACCCGGCCGCTGACCGGAGTCATTGTCACGCTTCCCGTTCCGGAAGGCACCACCTTACTTCCCGGAAGTGTTATCGCTGGCGGGATTTATCAGCCTGAGGCCGACCCGGCATCAGGCATCGGGCTGGGTTCGCTCCCTGCAGAAGCAGTCTCCGAGATCTCCTACCGTGTCCGGGTGAGCTCGAATCCTCCAGGCTCGGTGATTCTGGCGAACGCACAAATCTCTTATGACGCTAACGACACCAGAACCTCGACCACAAGCAATACGGTTCAGATTACGGTCATCCAGCCTGGATTATCGGTAAGGCTGAAGGTTGATCTCTACAGTGCAGCGCCCGGCGACAATCTGCGGTACGAGTTCACTGTGAATAACAGCGGCAATCTGGCTGTGAACGCACGGCTCACGGACGCCGTTCCGCCCAGCGTACTGTTCGTCTGGGACAGCGTCCGTATTGACGGGGTTCCTCAGAGGGGCGTGCGCCCCGGAGACGGAATCCCGCTGGGCACCTTACGGGCAGGCGCTGTTATGGTGATTGATTTTCTCGTATCTATTCCGGGTGCCACCGATATCCGCCAGACTCCGGCCATTCAGAATCAGGGAGTGGTCCAGTATACATTCTCCCTGCCGGACGGGCGCAATGTCGGGCAGGTCTCCCGCTCGAATGCGGTGACCACGTTGCTGTTCACGCCCATCATCTCGATCCAGATTGAGGGAGAGCCGCCCGTTGTCGAGCCTGGAGGCATCGCAGAATTCAACATTTACGTGTCCAACAGCGGGAATTATCCGGCTGAGGTCTCCGTGATCCGGATTGTGCCACAGGGTGCCGTCATTGATCCCGATATCGTTACAATAAGCGCCATCACTGTACCCGGTACGCCGTATAGCGGAACCGTTGCTCTGGGAACGCTGGAAGCGGGGCAGACTTCCACACTCACTTATTTTGTCAAAATAAATGCGGATTATATGGGCAAGGATCTTCAAGGCTCTACGGCCGCCCTGTATCTATTCACCATCGACGGACGGCGGTACTCCGGCGAGGCCCGTTCTAATACCTACAAGCTGCTCCTGGAAGAAATCAGTGAATAA
- a CDS encoding methyltransferase domain-containing protein yields the protein MRIDIGCGPGKESGYLGIDRTQYPGVDIVCDICEGIPLPDNTAEFVMASRVMPYVNDLFAAMSEIYRISTHQAVVCILSPYAHSFPHASNPMFKQKFDEYTPRYFTGSFFQPYQSPLCPEIPDYPVPLPPFDFRLLRMELFYQYPYDDNLYDAEELEVLKTLQSNVIHEIMYHFAVIKREITGEELEAMSRKVLPEPQALLERRLRLQNRKYML from the coding sequence TTGAGAATCGATATCGGCTGCGGCCCCGGCAAAGAGTCCGGGTATTTGGGAATCGACCGCACACAGTACCCCGGGGTGGATATCGTCTGCGATATTTGCGAAGGAATCCCCCTGCCCGACAATACGGCCGAATTCGTGATGGCCAGCCGGGTCATGCCTTATGTGAACGATCTGTTTGCAGCGATGTCAGAGATTTATAGAATAAGCACGCACCAAGCGGTTGTTTGCATTCTCTCACCCTATGCCCATAGCTTCCCGCATGCCTCTAACCCTATGTTTAAGCAAAAGTTCGATGAGTATACCCCCCGCTATTTCACCGGCAGCTTCTTCCAGCCCTATCAGAGTCCGCTGTGCCCGGAGATCCCGGATTATCCCGTACCGCTGCCGCCGTTTGACTTCAGACTGCTGCGGATGGAGCTGTTCTATCAATATCCGTATGACGACAATCTGTATGATGCGGAAGAGCTGGAGGTTCTGAAGACGCTGCAGTCCAATGTCATCCATGAAATTATGTACCACTTCGCCGTCATTAAGCGGGAGATTACGGGTGAGGAACTGGAGGCAATGAGCCGGAAGGTGCTGCCTGAACCACAGGCGCTGCTAGAGCGCCGGCTTCGCCTGCAGAACAGGAAATATATGTTATAA
- a CDS encoding copper amine oxidase N-terminal domain-containing protein, with product MKKLWISIVAGLLVFPMLFQAPAQAAAKPIKVIIDGVTLSTDQPPVMVNGRTMVPLRAIFEAFNADIKWNQKTQTVTASQNDTTIVLKIGSKIATINNKAVSLDVPGQNLKGRTMVPTRFVSEALGREVGWNPAAQIVTITTPVPAGGNAAPVSGVTAQDIGDYGDGRDLQVSFNRAADESLVDHYRVLIAKNGTTLNLSSALAVGSYNYSVALVTGANPVVKLNAAARTIDGDLIKNNQGYSVYVVTVGKGNNTSALSSASAVITLQNKAVPALGTVQATDASDYGDGRDLSVSFNKLADESKISTYRIFVVKASNSQVFDLGRANQVSSSNYTQINKTGNNISMNLSSGSRDTDGALIKTGVSYRVYVLAVDSSNAANNVLSPASAALTLANAGVSNLNVTDVNDYNDGRDLKVTFNHASDETNISQYRILVVPANYYSSFSLSDANNVSSANYTAVNTSGTYTEQILSSSSRDVRGSLIKNGTSYRVYVLAAGNWNNSGSNVLSAASPAITLVNTSGLSAISNLSVSDVNDYGDGRDLRVSFNHAVDESYISHYRILVVPMNYYSSFSLSDANNAGNYTTVGTSGDSTNQVLDSSAKDVRGAAIKPGISYRVYVLTVRNGSYQGANVLSEGSAAITLSAKLPVTSVTNVTYGMDNGKVVVNFTKSARESNISEYRVFVVPSKQSFGTAEALSVQSSYYRSAVPNGSNLSIAAAARDINGNPIVKGTKYKVYVLAVANNSGVQNGGLSDSSEEFEI from the coding sequence GTGAAAAAGTTATGGATTTCGATTGTAGCAGGATTGTTGGTGTTCCCGATGTTGTTTCAGGCCCCTGCCCAGGCAGCAGCTAAACCCATCAAAGTTATTATTGATGGAGTGACCTTGTCCACCGATCAGCCTCCGGTAATGGTGAACGGACGGACCATGGTACCGCTGCGGGCTATCTTTGAAGCCTTCAATGCCGACATCAAGTGGAATCAGAAGACACAGACAGTAACTGCCTCTCAGAATGATACAACGATTGTACTGAAGATTGGCTCCAAAATTGCCACAATCAACAACAAGGCAGTCAGTCTTGATGTGCCGGGCCAGAATCTGAAGGGCCGCACCATGGTACCTACCCGGTTCGTCAGTGAAGCGCTAGGCCGCGAGGTCGGCTGGAATCCGGCTGCGCAGATTGTAACGATCACCACTCCGGTTCCGGCAGGTGGGAATGCGGCTCCGGTATCTGGGGTAACCGCCCAGGATATCGGCGATTATGGAGACGGCCGGGATCTGCAGGTCAGCTTCAACCGTGCGGCCGACGAATCGCTGGTGGATCACTACCGCGTGCTTATCGCCAAGAACGGCACCACACTAAATCTGTCGTCTGCACTGGCAGTAGGGTCCTATAACTACTCTGTTGCTCTGGTAACAGGAGCCAATCCTGTTGTGAAGCTGAATGCAGCCGCCAGAACGATCGACGGTGACCTGATTAAGAATAATCAGGGATATAGCGTATATGTAGTGACAGTCGGCAAAGGCAATAATACCAGCGCACTCTCCAGTGCATCTGCCGTTATTACATTGCAGAACAAGGCTGTTCCGGCATTGGGCACCGTCCAGGCAACGGATGCCAGTGATTACGGGGACGGACGGGATCTCTCCGTCAGCTTCAACAAGCTGGCCGATGAGAGTAAGATCAGCACTTACCGGATCTTCGTAGTCAAAGCGTCGAATTCCCAGGTGTTTGATCTGGGCAGAGCTAATCAGGTGTCCAGCAGCAATTACACGCAGATCAACAAGACGGGGAACAATATCAGCATGAATCTCTCCTCCGGCTCCAGAGATACAGATGGAGCACTGATCAAGACGGGTGTCAGCTACCGGGTATATGTACTGGCGGTTGACAGCAGCAATGCCGCGAATAATGTGCTGTCACCTGCTTCGGCGGCCCTTACACTCGCCAATGCAGGGGTATCCAACCTGAATGTGACCGATGTGAACGATTATAATGACGGGCGGGATTTGAAGGTTACCTTCAACCATGCCTCAGACGAGACTAACATCAGCCAATACCGCATTCTGGTTGTGCCTGCGAACTATTACAGCAGCTTCAGCCTAAGTGATGCGAATAACGTATCCAGTGCGAATTATACGGCGGTAAACACATCAGGAACGTACACCGAACAGATTCTGAGCTCCTCCAGCAGAGATGTGCGCGGTTCCCTGATCAAGAACGGCACCAGCTACAGAGTGTATGTGCTCGCAGCAGGCAACTGGAACAATTCGGGCTCAAATGTACTATCTGCTGCTTCTCCGGCGATTACGCTGGTGAATACCTCCGGCCTCAGTGCCATATCGAATCTGAGTGTGAGTGATGTGAACGATTATGGAGACGGCCGTGATCTGAGAGTATCGTTCAATCATGCCGTAGACGAATCTTACATCAGCCATTACCGGATTCTGGTGGTGCCTATGAATTATTACAGCAGCTTTAGCTTGTCAGATGCCAATAATGCGGGCAATTATACTACCGTTGGTACATCCGGGGACAGCACCAATCAGGTGCTCGACAGCTCAGCCAAAGACGTACGCGGCGCAGCCATCAAGCCGGGAATCAGCTACCGGGTATATGTATTGACTGTTCGAAACGGCAGCTATCAGGGAGCTAACGTATTGTCGGAGGGATCGGCAGCCATTACTTTATCGGCTAAGCTACCTGTCACCTCCGTGACGAATGTGACCTATGGCATGGATAACGGTAAAGTTGTGGTTAACTTCACCAAGTCCGCCCGTGAGTCGAATATCTCCGAATACCGGGTATTCGTAGTCCCTTCCAAGCAGAGCTTCGGTACAGCTGAGGCCCTTAGCGTGCAATCGTCTTACTACAGATCGGCAGTCCCCAACGGAAGCAATCTCTCGATAGCGGCTGCAGCCAGAGATATTAATGGTAACCCGATTGTCAAAGGCACCAAGTATAAGGTATACGTGCTTGCGGTAGCCAACAACTCTGGAGTGCAGAACGGCGGACTGTCCGATTCAAGCGAAGAGTTCGAGATCTAA
- a CDS encoding DUF423 domain-containing protein, producing the protein MQRRLIGLGALLGMLSVAIGAFGSHILKPRISEHYLQVYETGVQYHMFHALALILIGLAAGQWGESVRLRWAGRLIVAGVILFSGSLYILSISGIKVLGAITPLGGVCFIAGWICLALEAFSRKK; encoded by the coding sequence ATGCAACGAAGATTGATAGGCTTGGGAGCCTTGCTGGGAATGCTGTCCGTTGCCATCGGGGCGTTCGGATCGCATATCCTGAAGCCAAGAATAAGTGAGCACTATCTGCAGGTGTACGAGACGGGCGTACAGTATCATATGTTCCATGCGCTGGCTCTGATACTTATCGGGCTTGCCGCAGGGCAATGGGGCGAAAGTGTCCGTCTGCGCTGGGCAGGGCGGCTGATAGTTGCCGGGGTGATCCTGTTCTCGGGCAGCTTGTATATCCTCAGTATTTCCGGCATCAAGGTTCTCGGTGCGATTACTCCGCTTGGAGGCGTATGCTTCATTGCGGGCTGGATCTGCCTCGCCTTGGAGGCTTTCTCGCGCAAGAAGTAA
- a CDS encoding DUF1805 domain-containing protein, translating to MVTLEPMQVGDHVLVGVEVKLPKTTLLSISTDKGYIMCGALDIGLLNETLSDRQIIAARAVGVRTLSQLLAAPLESVTLEAEKLGIVPGMSGAEALLLMM from the coding sequence ATGGTAACGTTAGAGCCTATGCAGGTGGGCGACCATGTCCTGGTGGGTGTTGAGGTGAAGCTGCCCAAAACTACACTGCTCAGCATCAGTACAGACAAGGGATATATCATGTGCGGGGCGCTGGACATTGGACTGCTGAATGAGACGCTGAGCGACCGGCAGATTATTGCGGCAAGAGCTGTGGGGGTACGCACGCTTTCTCAGCTGCTGGCCGCGCCGCTGGAGTCTGTAACTTTAGAAGCGGAGAAGCTGGGAATTGTGCCGGGCATGTCCGGTGCAGAGGCCCTGCTGCTAATGATGTAA
- a CDS encoding Dps family protein, which produces MAKASNKVNTASLEQVLNRQVANLNVLYVKVHNYHWYVKGEQFFALHVKFEELYDDITLKMDEVAERLLSIKGSPAATMKEYLELATIQEATGKEDARGMVQALIEDFATVAEELTEGIELAEEISDQPTADLFIKIRTDLEKNQWMLRAFLG; this is translated from the coding sequence ATGGCTAAAGCATCAAACAAAGTGAACACCGCTTCATTGGAACAGGTACTGAACCGTCAGGTTGCCAACCTGAACGTATTGTATGTGAAGGTGCATAACTATCACTGGTATGTGAAGGGTGAGCAGTTCTTTGCCCTTCATGTGAAGTTCGAAGAGCTGTACGATGATATTACTCTTAAAATGGACGAGGTGGCTGAGCGCCTGCTGAGCATCAAAGGCAGTCCTGCAGCAACTATGAAAGAATATCTGGAACTGGCTACCATTCAGGAAGCCACAGGCAAAGAAGATGCACGCGGTATGGTTCAGGCGCTGATTGAGGATTTCGCTACAGTAGCGGAAGAACTGACAGAAGGCATCGAGCTGGCGGAAGAAATCAGCGACCAGCCGACCGCAGACCTGTTCATCAAGATCCGCACGGATCTGGAGAAGAACCAGTGGATGCTGCGCGCTTTCCTGGGCTGA
- a CDS encoding MarR family transcriptional regulator — MYPAEGLKRLLYDRFIHLSHLSEEIFTAEENTFADLLQEHGITLSSTSLTSIHVLDCIGNNEPINSTAIADKMKLSKASITKISTKLLQDGCIKRSRMNDNKKEVYFSLAPKGRQLFDIHAKMHEHLEQKFLESMNSFTEPELQASLKFVQTIIDQSPK, encoded by the coding sequence ATGTATCCAGCCGAAGGACTTAAGCGCCTGCTGTATGACCGTTTTATCCATTTATCACATTTATCAGAAGAAATTTTTACCGCTGAGGAGAATACTTTTGCTGATCTCCTGCAGGAGCACGGGATTACGTTATCATCAACCAGTCTAACCAGCATTCATGTCCTCGATTGTATCGGCAATAACGAACCGATTAACAGTACTGCAATTGCGGACAAAATGAAGCTGTCCAAGGCGAGCATCACCAAAATCAGCACCAAGCTCCTGCAGGATGGCTGCATCAAGCGAAGCCGGATGAACGACAACAAGAAAGAGGTATACTTCAGCCTTGCCCCTAAAGGCAGACAGCTCTTTGACATCCACGCCAAGATGCATGAGCACCTTGAACAGAAATTTCTTGAGAGCATGAACTCCTTCACAGAGCCGGAGCTGCAGGCTTCCCTGAAATTCGTCCAAACGATAATTGATCAAAGTCCAAAATAA
- a CDS encoding nitroreductase family protein: MSGTIRERRTIRRFSDIPVEQGIIVSLLNEAAALYEAEGTPRWRCLFAGDPESRNELAECMIAKVKGSTLAKLLPAKMTDLMKKQIINTPAHLLFIAESGETERQQDINYAAVCSIMQSVQLLGWEQGLGMLWYTDPMMLSEPFYKKIGLRAKERFAGILEIGYFDKAPKGRKRTPAERSWTIIGEEGSLLANSALPAPQSVLKLLNEAVWAPNDGMREPWRFIYVTGGEVARQLSSVEEQIVLPLLLVVATEEADPHKQQEDYAAVCCLVQNFQLLAKSEPWQVRRHIPEWVYERERYKALGLRPLERIVAVLELGGYKRGPESRALHPEVRIELNSFVKTGPL; this comes from the coding sequence ATGTCCGGCACCATAAGAGAACGGCGGACGATTAGGAGATTCAGCGATATCCCAGTTGAGCAGGGAATTATTGTATCTTTGCTGAATGAAGCTGCCGCTTTATACGAGGCCGAGGGAACACCCCGCTGGCGCTGTCTTTTTGCCGGGGACCCCGAGTCCCGGAATGAACTGGCTGAATGTATGATCGCGAAGGTGAAGGGAAGCACTCTCGCCAAGCTCCTTCCTGCCAAAATGACCGATCTTATGAAGAAGCAAATCATAAATACACCGGCCCACCTGCTATTCATTGCTGAATCCGGTGAAACGGAGCGCCAGCAGGATATCAATTATGCCGCAGTATGCAGCATCATGCAGAGTGTCCAGCTTTTGGGCTGGGAGCAAGGGCTCGGTATGTTGTGGTATACAGATCCAATGATGCTTAGCGAACCCTTTTATAAGAAAATTGGTTTGCGGGCAAAAGAAAGATTTGCCGGAATTCTGGAAATCGGCTACTTTGACAAAGCACCAAAGGGGCGGAAAAGAACGCCGGCTGAGCGAAGCTGGACTATCATTGGTGAGGAGGGCAGCTTGCTTGCAAATTCCGCTCTGCCTGCTCCACAAAGCGTACTGAAGCTGCTGAACGAAGCAGTCTGGGCACCGAATGACGGCATGCGGGAGCCGTGGCGGTTTATCTATGTAACCGGCGGCGAAGTTGCCCGTCAACTCAGCTCCGTAGAGGAGCAGATTGTGCTGCCGTTGCTTCTGGTTGTAGCCACAGAAGAAGCCGATCCTCATAAGCAGCAGGAGGATTATGCCGCAGTCTGCTGTCTCGTCCAGAATTTTCAGCTTCTGGCCAAATCTGAACCGTGGCAGGTACGCCGCCACATTCCGGAATGGGTGTATGAACGGGAACGGTATAAGGCACTTGGACTTCGTCCGCTGGAGCGGATCGTTGCTGTGCTGGAACTGGGCGGGTACAAAAGAGGTCCAGAATCCAGAGCTTTACATCCAGAAGTAAGAATAGAGCTGAATTCATTTGTAAAAACCGGACCTTTGTAA
- the sufC gene encoding Fe-S cluster assembly ATPase SufC, which translates to MAAEFVIEGLKATIEGKEILKGINLQMKGGEIHAIMGPNGTGKSTLASALMGHPKYEVTEGTAVLEGEDLLEMAVDERARAGLFLAMQYPSEISGVTNSDFLRSAINSRREEGSEISLIRFIRLMEAKMKELDMNPEFLHRYLNEGFSGGEKKRNEILQMMMLDPKIVILDEIDSGLDIDALKIVADGVNSMRSPERGFLVITHYQRLLNYIKPDYVHVMMQGRIVKSGGPELAQKLEAEGYEWIKEELGIEDETVGQEA; encoded by the coding sequence ATGGCAGCAGAATTTGTCATTGAGGGACTGAAAGCGACGATTGAAGGAAAAGAAATTCTGAAGGGGATTAACCTTCAGATGAAGGGCGGAGAAATTCACGCGATTATGGGCCCGAACGGTACTGGTAAAAGTACGCTGGCCTCAGCGCTGATGGGACACCCTAAGTATGAGGTTACAGAAGGCACCGCTGTACTCGAAGGCGAAGACCTGCTGGAGATGGCAGTGGATGAACGCGCCCGTGCCGGATTGTTCCTGGCGATGCAATATCCGAGTGAAATCAGCGGAGTAACAAATTCCGACTTCCTGCGCAGTGCGATCAACTCCCGCCGTGAAGAGGGCAGTGAAATCTCGCTGATCCGTTTCATCCGGCTGATGGAAGCCAAGATGAAGGAGCTGGATATGAATCCTGAATTCCTGCACCGTTATCTGAACGAAGGCTTCTCCGGCGGGGAGAAGAAGCGTAACGAGATTCTGCAAATGATGATGCTGGACCCGAAGATCGTCATCCTTGACGAAATTGACTCCGGCCTTGATATCGATGCCCTCAAAATTGTTGCCGACGGCGTGAACTCCATGCGCAGCCCGGAACGCGGATTCCTTGTTATTACCCACTATCAGCGGTTGCTTAACTATATCAAGCCTGACTATGTGCATGTCATGATGCAGGGACGGATTGTGAAATCCGGCGGTCCTGAGCTGGCACAGAAACTGGAAGCAGAAGGTTACGAATGGATCAAGGAAGAGCTCGGCATTGAAGACGAAACTGTAGGACAAGAAGCTTAG